In a genomic window of Aggregatimonas sangjinii:
- a CDS encoding pyridoxal phosphate-dependent aminotransferase, whose protein sequence is MPNVSQKGLTMPESPIRKLVPFAEAAKKKGAKVIHLNIGQPDIKTPQVALDAVRNNNLDVLAYSRTEGSEEYREKLTAYYAENDIHVSASDIIVTTGGSEALSFVMGSIADTDDEIIIPEPFYANYNGFAMANGVKVVPVVSDIDTNFALPPIEDFEKLIGPKTKAILICNPGNPTGYLYSKEEIQKLAQIVKQHDLFLVADEVYREFTYDGKEHYSVLQEKGLEEHAIIVDSVSKRYSMCGARIGCLVTKNKKVVATAMKFAQARLSPPTYAQIASEAALETPKSYFTGVKEEYVGRRNLLISELEQIEGVKVAKPQGAFYCIAELPIKDADDFAQWLLEDFRVNNETVMVAPAAGFYATPGLGKNQIRIAYVLDKESLKRAVGILKEALKSYIG, encoded by the coding sequence ATGCCGAACGTATCCCAAAAAGGGCTGACCATGCCCGAATCCCCCATCAGGAAGCTAGTGCCTTTCGCCGAAGCAGCCAAAAAAAAAGGCGCCAAGGTCATACATCTCAACATCGGCCAACCCGACATCAAGACCCCGCAAGTGGCTTTAGACGCCGTTCGCAACAATAATCTCGATGTGTTGGCCTACAGCCGCACCGAAGGTTCGGAAGAATATCGCGAAAAATTGACCGCCTATTACGCCGAAAATGACATTCATGTAAGCGCAAGCGACATCATCGTTACCACCGGTGGTTCAGAAGCCCTCAGCTTTGTTATGGGAAGTATTGCAGATACCGACGATGAAATCATCATTCCAGAGCCTTTTTACGCGAACTATAACGGCTTTGCCATGGCGAACGGCGTAAAAGTGGTTCCCGTAGTTTCCGATATCGATACCAATTTTGCCCTTCCACCCATAGAAGATTTCGAGAAACTTATCGGCCCTAAGACCAAGGCAATCCTTATTTGTAATCCTGGAAACCCGACCGGATATTTGTATAGCAAGGAAGAAATTCAAAAATTGGCCCAAATCGTGAAGCAACACGATCTCTTTTTGGTTGCGGACGAGGTATACCGGGAATTTACCTATGACGGGAAGGAGCACTATTCGGTATTACAGGAAAAAGGGCTTGAAGAGCATGCCATCATTGTCGACTCGGTTTCCAAACGCTACAGTATGTGCGGGGCCCGTATTGGCTGTCTCGTCACCAAAAACAAGAAAGTGGTGGCCACGGCGATGAAATTCGCGCAAGCCCGCTTATCACCACCCACCTATGCCCAAATCGCCAGTGAAGCAGCCTTGGAGACACCTAAAAGTTATTTTACCGGTGTAAAGGAAGAATACGTAGGACGCAGAAACTTGTTGATTTCCGAATTGGAACAAATCGAAGGCGTAAAGGTAGCCAAGCCACAAGGTGCTTTCTACTGTATTGCCGAACTTCCGATAAAAGATGCCGATGATTTCGCACAATGGTTGTTAGAGGATTTTAGAGTGAACAACGAAACCGTTATGGTCGCTCCTGCAGCAGGATTCTATGCCACACCGGGTTTGGGCAAAAACCAGATTAGGATTGCCTATGTGTTGGACAAGGAAAGTTTAAAACGTGCCGTGGGTATACTAAAGGAAGCCTTAAAAAGTTATATAGGTTGA
- a CDS encoding aspartyl protease family protein — MRNLAVLFSLLMVPIFGMAQHYELPKHKKYEKVKFKLVNNLMVVPMTVNGTELSFILDSGVSTPILFNLSDQDSLQINKVAEITINGLGEGEPIKALTSRENRFQMGEIRNPNQPLYVVLDRDKNFSPDIGIPVHGMIGFDLFRDFVVEINYSRKFLRFYRPDGYEHRPNKNQETLPLHVVNKKAYVDGMVYLQDETQVPVKLLVDSGSSDAIWLFESDSIAIPDKHYPDFLGKGLNGDVFGKRSMVKGIQIGSFLLKDAKTAFPDMVHYEEILDMGGRNGSMGGEVLKRFNMVFDYPNGSVTLQKNGNFNTPFQYNMSGIEIRHNGVRYISERITNRKTNPIEKTRENLGNVQILFERQTRLSLVPEIVVSGIRADSPAKDAGLQEGDVILAVNGKKVYSYKLQEIMHLLNEREGKRVRLLIERSDGDKLITYELKNMFKEKP; from the coding sequence ATGCGAAACTTGGCAGTTTTGTTCAGCTTATTGATGGTTCCGATTTTCGGTATGGCGCAGCATTACGAATTGCCAAAGCACAAAAAATACGAAAAGGTAAAGTTCAAATTGGTGAACAATCTTATGGTCGTACCTATGACGGTCAATGGAACCGAACTTTCCTTTATTTTAGATTCCGGGGTAAGTACACCCATTCTTTTCAATCTATCCGACCAAGATTCACTTCAAATCAATAAAGTTGCTGAAATAACGATAAACGGGCTAGGGGAAGGAGAGCCCATAAAGGCGTTGACTTCCCGGGAGAATCGGTTTCAAATGGGTGAAATACGAAACCCGAACCAACCATTGTACGTAGTGCTTGACCGCGATAAAAATTTCTCTCCCGATATTGGTATTCCCGTTCACGGTATGATAGGATTCGATTTATTCCGCGATTTTGTAGTCGAAATCAACTACAGTCGTAAATTCCTGCGTTTTTACCGTCCGGATGGTTACGAACACAGACCAAATAAAAACCAGGAGACCTTACCATTGCATGTGGTTAATAAGAAGGCTTACGTAGATGGTATGGTCTACCTCCAAGACGAAACCCAAGTACCTGTAAAACTTTTGGTCGATTCGGGAAGTAGTGACGCCATTTGGCTTTTTGAAAGCGATTCGATCGCTATCCCGGACAAGCATTACCCCGATTTCTTGGGCAAAGGCCTCAATGGGGATGTTTTCGGAAAACGCAGCATGGTCAAAGGAATACAAATCGGCAGTTTTCTGTTGAAAGACGCCAAAACGGCCTTTCCCGATATGGTACACTATGAGGAAATCCTTGATATGGGAGGTCGAAATGGCAGTATGGGCGGGGAGGTGCTCAAGCGCTTCAATATGGTTTTCGATTATCCCAATGGTAGTGTCACCCTGCAGAAGAACGGGAATTTCAACACTCCTTTTCAATACAATATGAGCGGTATTGAAATACGGCACAATGGGGTGCGCTATATTTCGGAACGCATTACCAATCGAAAAACAAATCCAATAGAAAAGACCCGCGAAAACTTGGGGAATGTGCAAATTCTATTCGAAAGACAGACCAGGCTCAGTCTAGTTCCTGAAATTGTCGTTTCGGGAATTCGCGCCGATAGTCCGGCTAAGGATGCGGGATTACAGGAAGGCGATGTCATCTTGGCGGTAAATGGCAAGAAAGTCTACAGCTATAAGCTGCAGGAAATCATGCATTTGCTCAACGAGCGCGAAGGAAAACGTGTCAGACTTTTGATCGAGCGATCAGACGGCGACAAATTGATCACCTATGAGCTGAAAAACATGTTCAAAGAAAAACCCTGA